In Melospiza georgiana isolate bMelGeo1 chromosome 8, bMelGeo1.pri, whole genome shotgun sequence, one genomic interval encodes:
- the LOC131086033 gene encoding uncharacterized protein LOC131086033: MYEVLYIGKRKRLKECFQNCVLRLNAQTGHCHPCAPSLSGKGSCWFCLLSASHRLCEEFVVALSRAGLRVRRFCQPGAGLGSVSGVFGSPEPGWALCQEVFGSPEPGWALCQEVFGTPGPGWALCQEVFGSPEPGWALCQEVFGSPEQGWALCQEVFGSPGRAGLCVRRFLVAQGQAGLCVRRCLVAQSRAGLCVRRFLVPRGRAGLCVRRFLVPRGRAEPCRVSAAPPHSGPGASLANTVSKPRPGALPRSLGARCGGSSRSRGCRGRPRPKPAAVCVCARRGLLVPAAEDAAVISSILLYICSLQ, from the exons ATGTATGAAGTTCTGTACATAGGAAAGAGAAAACGGCTCAAAGAATGTTTTCAGAACTGTGTCCTCCGTTTAAATGCACAGACAGGACATTGCCATCCGTGTGCTCCCTCACTCTCCGGGAAGGGATCCTGCTGGTTCTGCTTGCTGTCTGCATCCCACCGGCTCTGTGAGGAGTTTGTGGtggccctgagcagggctgggctccgTGTGAGGAGATTTTGTCAACccggagcagggctgggctctgtgtcagGAG TTTTTGGTAGCccggagccaggctgggctctgtgtcagGAGGTGTTTGGTAGCccggagccaggctgggctctgtgtcagGAGGTTTTTGGTACCccggggccaggctgggctctgtgtcagGAGGTGTTTGGTAGCccggagccaggctgggctctgtgtcagGAGGTGTTTGGtagcccagagcagggctgggctctgtgtcagGAGGTGTTTGGTagcccgggccgggctgggctctgtgtcagGAGGTTTTTGGTAGCCCAGGGCCAagctgggctctgtgtcagGAGGTGTTTGGtagcccagagcagggctgggctctgtgtgagGAGGTTTTTGgtaccccggggccgggctgggctctgtgtcagGAGGTTTTTGgtaccccggggccgggctgagccGTGCCGGGTCTCGGCCGCTCCTCCTCACTCTGGCCCCGGTGCATCCCTTGCCAACACCGTCTCCAAGCCCCGGCCCGGGGCGCTCCCGCGGTCCCTCGGTGCCCGGTGCGGGGGCAGCAGCCGGAGCAGGGGgtgccggggccgcccccgccccaaACCCgctgctgtctgtgtgtgtgccaggcGTGGACTGCTTGTTCCAGCTGCGGAGGATGCGGCTGTTATTTCCAGTATTCTGCTCTATATCTGTAGCCTTCAGTGA